The following are encoded in a window of Peromyscus eremicus chromosome 12, PerEre_H2_v1, whole genome shotgun sequence genomic DNA:
- the LOC131922623 gene encoding olfactory receptor 5AC1-like yields MEGNRTLLTEFVLRGITDRPELQVPLFLVFFFIYVTTMVGNLGLIFLIWKDPHLHTPMYLFLGNLAFADACTSSSVTPKILVKILNKNDIISLGECFSQFYFFCFSATTEIFLLVAMAYDRYVAICNPLHYVVVMSKRLCTVLISLSYMFGFLNPTVHVGLLFRLTFCRSNVIDHFYCEILPLFTISCTDPSLNALVMFVIASSVQIGTFVIIVVSYARVLFAILNVKSKKGRKKAFFTCSAHLLSVSFFYGPLVFMYVGHHGSAPGKNQDKIYSLFYTIVIPLLNPFIYSLRNKEVLGALKKVTK; encoded by the coding sequence CCCCTCTTCCTGGTGTTCTTCTTCATCTATGTCACCACCATGGTGGGCAACCTTGGCTTAATCTTTCTCATCTGGAAGGATCCCCATCTTCACACTCCCATGTACCTTTTCCTTGGAAATTTAGCCTTTGCTGATGCCTGTACTTCATCCTCTGTTACTCCAAAAATacttgtaaaaattttaaataagaatgacATAATATCCCTGGGTGAATGTTTctcccaattttattttttttgttttagtgcaACCACAGAAATTTTCCTATTGGTAGcgatggcctatgaccgctatgtagCCATATGCAACCCTCTGCACTATGTAGTTGTGATGTCTAAAAGACTTTGCACTGTGTTAATAAGTTTGTCATATATGTTTGGTTTTCTAAATCCTACAGTTCATGTAGGGTTATTATTTAGATTAACATTCTGTAGGTCTAATGTTATCGATCATTTCTACTGTGAAATCTTGCCACTCTTTACAATCTCTTGCACGGATCCATCTCTTAATGCATTGGTGATGTTTGTTATTGCTTCTTCAGTACAAATTGGTACCTTTGTCATTATTGTAGTCTCTTATGCCCGTGTCCTATTTGCTATCCTGAACGTGAAGTCTaagaagggcagaaagaaagCCTTCTTCACCTGTAGTGCCCACCTGCTCTCCGTCTCTTTTTTCTATGGGCCtcttgtcttcatgtatgtagGTCACCACGGTTCTGCTCCAGGTAAAAACCAGGATAAAATATATTCACTGTTTTACACAATTGTAATTCCTCTGCTAAACCCCTTTATTTACAGCTTAAGAAACAAGGAAGTTTTGGGTGCTCTGAAAAAGGTTACAAAATGA
- the LOC131922646 gene encoding olfactory receptor 5AC2-like, giving the protein MEGNRTLLTEFVLRGITDRPELQVPLFLVFFFIYVTTMVGNLGLIFLIWKDLHLHTPMYLFLGNLAFADGCISTTVTPKMLMTFLNKNDMISLGECFAQYYFFCISATAEIFLLVAMAYDRYVAICNPLHYAVVMSKRLCTVLISMSYIIGFINCGLNVGLLFRLTFCKSNVIDHFYCEILPLYTISCTDPSLNALIVFICASSIQISTSVTIVVSYARVLFAVINMKSKKGRKKAFFTCSAHLLSVSLFYGTLLFMYMSPGSAPGKNQDKIYSLFYTVVIPLLNPFIYSLRNKEVLGALKKVIK; this is encoded by the coding sequence ATGGAAGGAAACAGGACCCTGTTGACTGAGTTTGTTCTCAGAGGAATAACAGATCGTCCAGAGCTGCAAGTCCCCCTCTTCCTGGTGTTCTTCTTCATCTATGTCACCACCATGGTGGGCAACCTTGGCTTAATCTTTCTCATCTGGAAGGATCTCCATCTTCACACTCCCATGTATCTTTTCCTTGGAAATTTAGCCTTTGCTGATGGCTGTATTTCAACCACAGTGACCCCAAAAATGCTtatgacatttttaaataaaaatgacatgaTATCCCTGGGTGAATGTTTTGCCCAATATTACTTTTTTTGTATCAGTGCAACTGCTGAAATTTTCCTCCTGGTAGcgatggcctatgaccgctatgtagCCATATGCAACCCTCTGCACTATGCTGTTGTGATGTCCAAAAGACTCTGCACTGTGTTAATAAGTATGTCATATATAATTGGTTTCATAAACTGTGGACTTAATGTTGGGTTATTATTCAGATTAACTTTCTGTAAGTCCAATGTAATTGACCATTTCTACTGTGAAATCTTGCCACTCTATACAATCTCTTGCACTGATCCATCTCTTAATGCATTGATCGTTTTTATTTGTGCTTCTTCCATACAAATCAGTACCTCTGTGACCATTGTAGTCTCTTATGCCCGTGTCCTATTTGCTGTCATTAACATGAAGTCTaagaagggcagaaagaaagCCTTCTTCACCTGTAGTGCCCAcctgctgtctgtctctttgttctATGGCACTCTACTCTTCATGTATATGAGtcctgggtctgcaccaggtaaAAACCAGGATAAAATATATTCACTGTTTTACACAGTTGTGATTCCTTTGCTAAACCCCTTTATTTATAGCTTAAGAAACAAGGAAGTTTTGGGTGCTCTGAAAAAAGTCATAAAATGA